In Sorghum bicolor cultivar BTx623 chromosome 10, Sorghum_bicolor_NCBIv3, whole genome shotgun sequence, one genomic interval encodes:
- the LOC8061537 gene encoding transcription factor SRM1 — MDPKFKGEWSTSEIEMVKSLIARENANNNCPSDMNKKHNQIVDELQALFPSKEKYQVINLYIDVMVDMTRKLQSSNQHVEGSSNLMNRPFGVFVGNPYPSMGNMEAFDGYQQVEMSGTRNVKETPRRKPTPRKESQHSGRFWTIDEHRQFLRGLHVYGRGNWKNISINFVTTKTPVQVSSHAQKYFLRKENRTKKQRYSINDIGLYDVEPLPQKNTSISEGTAFGGGVYNTNQYSFGGHTTSMNNVQAWSPFSYHTGHRSRSNSQMGTLAIGQQQEQMGTGISLVAPTMEANGGQLDWTSDQLGDLLDTQWMMNADMN, encoded by the exons ATGGATCCTAAGTTCAAGGGAGAGTGGAGTACCTCTGAGATCGAGATGGTGAAATCTCTCATTGCAAGGGAAAATGCCAACAACAATTGCCCAAGTGATATGAACAAGAAGCACAATCAAATAGTGGATGAGCTCCAAGCATTGTTCCCTAGCAAGGAGAAGTATCAGGTAATCAACTTATACATTGATGTCATGGTGGACATGACGAGAAAATTGCAGAGTAGCAACCAGCATGTGGAAGGAAGTAGCAACCTCATGAATCGACCCTTTGGGGTATTTGTGGGGAATCCATATCCATCCATGGGCAACATGGAAGCATTTGATGGTTATCAACAAGTAGAGATGTCTGGCACGAGGAATGTGAAGGAGACTCCACGAAGGAAGCCCACTCCACGGAAGGAGAGCCAACACAGTGGGAGGTTTTGGACCATAGACGAGCATAG GCAATTCCTCCGTGGTCTACATGTGTACGGTCGTGGAAATTGGAAGAACATCTCTATCAACTTTGTTACCACCAAAACCCCAGTGCAAGTTTCCAGCCATGCTCAAAAGTACTTCCTTAGGAAAGAAAATCGCACCAAGAAGCAGCGTTATAGCATCAATGACATTGGACTTTATGATGTTGAGCCCTTGCCGCAGAAAAATACTTCTATCTCGGAGGGGACCGCCTTTGGTGGAGGAGTCTACAACACAAATCAGTATAGCTTTGGTGGACATACTACTTCCATGAACAATGTCCAGGCTTGGTCACCATTCTCATACCACACTGGCCATAGAAGTAGAAGCAATAGCCAGATGGGCACCTTGGCTATTGGCCAGCAACAAGAGCAGATGGGAACTGGTATTTCTTTAGTGGCTCCTACTATGGAAGCAAATGGAGGCCAATTGGACTGGACTAGTGATCAGTTGGGAGATCTTCTTGATACTCAGTGGATGATGAATGCAGACATGAACTAG